One part of the Syngnathus acus chromosome 17, fSynAcu1.2, whole genome shotgun sequence genome encodes these proteins:
- the LOC119137238 gene encoding dynein, cytoplasmic 1, intermediate chain 2a-like isoform X4 yields MSDKSELKAELERKKQRIAQIREEKKRKEEEKKKKDGDSKRVVDSAAAGAEDSDLEKKRKEAEALLQSVGIAPDIQHVPAPMSPSNKSVASDAGSQDSGDGNAGPRRGAVRLGMSKVIQVDIVPKEMVSYSKETQTPTEAHAEQKADEDEDDEISAGPPVEVAQEEKEDQGDQHEEDIPKELTEEEKLQVLHSEDFLTFFERGSRIVERALCEQVDVCFDYSGRDLEDKEGDLQAGAKLVLNRQFADERWTKNRVVTCLDWSPQYPELLVASYNNNEDSPHEPDGVALVWNLKYKKSTPEYIFHCQSEVMSAGFAKFHPNLVVGGTYSGQIVLWDNRSNKRTPVQRTPLSATAHTHPVYCVNVVGTQNANNLISVSTDGKMCSWSLDMLSQPQDSLELVFKQSKAVAVTSMAFPLGDVNNFVVGSEDGSVYTACRHGSKAGITEVFEGHHGPVTGLSCHTAAGPVDFSHLFISSSFDWTVKLWSTKSTRPLYSFEDSCDYVYDAVWSPTHPALFACVDLAGRLDLWNLNNDTEVPTASVYVEGAPALNRVRWAHSGKEIATGDSEGQVQVYDVGEQICVPKADEWTRFVGTLADINENRDEAEELANV; encoded by the exons ATGTCTGACAAGAGTGAGCTGAAGGCCGAGCTTGAGAGGAAGAAACAGCGTATCGCCCAGATTcgagaggagaagaaaagaaaagaagaagagaagaagaagaaggat GGAGACTCAAAGCGTGTGGTGGATTCCGCCGCCGCGGGTGCCGAAGACTCGGACctggagaagaagaggaaggaggcCGAGGCTTTGTTGCAGAGTGTTGGCATTGCCCCTGACATACAACATG TCCCCGCCCCCATGTCTCCCTCCAACAAATCAGTGGCCAGCGACGCGGGAAGCCAGGATTCTGGGGACGGAAACGCAGGACCAag GCGTGGGGCCGTGAGGCTCGGCATGTCCAAAGTGATTCAAGTGGACATTGTCCCCAAAGAGATGGTGTCCTACTCAAAAGAGACCCAGACTCCCACTGAAGCTCACGCAGAACAAAAAGCAG atgaggatgaggatgatgagatAAGTGCGGGCCCACCAGTCGAGGTTGCTCAAGAGGAGAAAGAAGACCAGGGAGACCAACATGAGGAAG ACATTCCCAAAGAGCTGACGGAGGAAGAGAAGCTGCAGGTCCTGCATTCCGAGGACTTCCTGACCTTTTTCGAGCGCGGCAGCCGCATTGTGGAGCGAGCGCTGTGCGAGCAGGTGGACGTCTGCTTTGACTACAGCGGCCGAGATCTGGAGGACAAGGAGGG GGACCTGCAGGCGGGCGCCAAGCTGGTTCTGAACCGACAGTTTGCAGACGAACGCTGGACCAAAAACAGAGTGGTCACCTGTCTCGACTGGTCTCCTCAG TACCCGGAGCTGCTGGTGGCCTCCTACAACAACAACGAGGACTCTCCTCATGAGCCTGACGGAGTAGCACTGGTCTGGAACCTGAAATACAAGAAGAGCACCCCGGAGTACATCTTCCACTGTCAG TCGGAGGTGATGTCAGCCGGCTTTGCAAAGTTTCACCCCAACCTGGTTGTGGGCGGCACCTACTCGGGACAGATTGTCTTATGGGACAACCGCAGCAACAAGCGAACCCCCGTCCAGAGAACGCCGCTGTCGGCCACCGCGCACACG CATCCCGTCTACTGCGTGAACGTGGTGGGAACGCAGAACGCCAACAACTTGATCAGCGTCTCCACAGACGGCAAGATGTGCTCGTGGAGCCTGGACATGTTGTCCCAGCCGCAG GACAGTTTGGAGCTGGTGTTCAAGCAGAGCAAGGCGGTGGCTGTCACCTCCATGGCCTTCCCGCTAGGTGATGTGAACAACTTTGTGGTGGGCAGCGAGGACGGATCCGTCTATACCGCCTGTCGCCACGGGAG TAAGGCGGGCATCACTGAGGTGTTTGAGGGCCACCACGGTCCAGTGACGGGATTGAGTTGTCATACAGCGGCGGGACCCGTGGACTTCTCTCATCTCTTCATCTCCTCTTCTTTCGACTGGACCGTCAAACTCTGGAGCACCAAG AGCACCCGGCCGCTCTACTCCTTTGAGGATAGTTGCGACTACGTGTACGATGCCGTGTGGTCTCCGACGCACCCTGCGCTCTTCGCTTGCGTGGACCTTGCCGGACGTCTGGACTTGTGGAACCTCAACAATGACACGGAG GTTCCCACCGCCAGCGTGTACGTGGAAGGGGCTCCGGCACTGAACCGCGTGCGATGGGCTCACTCGGGAAAAGAGATCGCTACGGGAGACTCGGAAGGACAAGTGCAGGTGTACGACGTGGGCGAG CAAATCTGCGTGCCCAAGGCCGACGAGTGGACGCGCTTCGTCGGGACTCTGGCCGACATTAACGAGAACAGAGACGAAGCCGAGGAGCTCGCCAACGTCTGA
- the LOC119137238 gene encoding dynein, cytoplasmic 1, intermediate chain 2a-like isoform X2: MSDKSELKAELERKKQRIAQIREEKKRKEEEKKKKDGDSKRVVDSAAAGAEDSDLEKKRKEAEALLQSVGIAPDIQHVPAPMSPSNKSVASDAGSQDSGDGNAGPRTLHWDPDPSTLQLHADSELMGRGAVRLGMSKVIQVDIVPKEMVSYSKETQTPTEAHAEQKADEDEDDEISAGPPVEVAQEEKEDQGDQHEEDIPKELTEEEKLQVLHSEDFLTFFERGSRIVERALCEQVDVCFDYSGRDLEDKEGDLQAGAKLVLNRQFADERWTKNRVVTCLDWSPQYPELLVASYNNNEDSPHEPDGVALVWNLKYKKSTPEYIFHCQSEVMSAGFAKFHPNLVVGGTYSGQIVLWDNRSNKRTPVQRTPLSATAHTHPVYCVNVVGTQNANNLISVSTDGKMCSWSLDMLSQPQDSLELVFKQSKAVAVTSMAFPLGDVNNFVVGSEDGSVYTACRHGSKAGITEVFEGHHGPVTGLSCHTAAGPVDFSHLFISSSFDWTVKLWSTKSTRPLYSFEDSCDYVYDAVWSPTHPALFACVDLAGRLDLWNLNNDTEVPTASVYVEGAPALNRVRWAHSGKEIATGDSEGQVQVYDVGEQICVPKADEWTRFVGTLADINENRDEAEELANV; encoded by the exons ATGTCTGACAAGAGTGAGCTGAAGGCCGAGCTTGAGAGGAAGAAACAGCGTATCGCCCAGATTcgagaggagaagaaaagaaaagaagaagagaagaagaagaaggat GGAGACTCAAAGCGTGTGGTGGATTCCGCCGCCGCGGGTGCCGAAGACTCGGACctggagaagaagaggaaggaggcCGAGGCTTTGTTGCAGAGTGTTGGCATTGCCCCTGACATACAACATG TCCCCGCCCCCATGTCTCCCTCCAACAAATCAGTGGCCAGCGACGCGGGAAGCCAGGATTCTGGGGACGGAAACGCAGGACCAag GACTTTGCATTGGGACCCCGACCCCTCTACTCTGCAACTCCACGCCGACTCTGAGCTGATGGG GCGTGGGGCCGTGAGGCTCGGCATGTCCAAAGTGATTCAAGTGGACATTGTCCCCAAAGAGATGGTGTCCTACTCAAAAGAGACCCAGACTCCCACTGAAGCTCACGCAGAACAAAAAGCAG atgaggatgaggatgatgagatAAGTGCGGGCCCACCAGTCGAGGTTGCTCAAGAGGAGAAAGAAGACCAGGGAGACCAACATGAGGAAG ACATTCCCAAAGAGCTGACGGAGGAAGAGAAGCTGCAGGTCCTGCATTCCGAGGACTTCCTGACCTTTTTCGAGCGCGGCAGCCGCATTGTGGAGCGAGCGCTGTGCGAGCAGGTGGACGTCTGCTTTGACTACAGCGGCCGAGATCTGGAGGACAAGGAGGG GGACCTGCAGGCGGGCGCCAAGCTGGTTCTGAACCGACAGTTTGCAGACGAACGCTGGACCAAAAACAGAGTGGTCACCTGTCTCGACTGGTCTCCTCAG TACCCGGAGCTGCTGGTGGCCTCCTACAACAACAACGAGGACTCTCCTCATGAGCCTGACGGAGTAGCACTGGTCTGGAACCTGAAATACAAGAAGAGCACCCCGGAGTACATCTTCCACTGTCAG TCGGAGGTGATGTCAGCCGGCTTTGCAAAGTTTCACCCCAACCTGGTTGTGGGCGGCACCTACTCGGGACAGATTGTCTTATGGGACAACCGCAGCAACAAGCGAACCCCCGTCCAGAGAACGCCGCTGTCGGCCACCGCGCACACG CATCCCGTCTACTGCGTGAACGTGGTGGGAACGCAGAACGCCAACAACTTGATCAGCGTCTCCACAGACGGCAAGATGTGCTCGTGGAGCCTGGACATGTTGTCCCAGCCGCAG GACAGTTTGGAGCTGGTGTTCAAGCAGAGCAAGGCGGTGGCTGTCACCTCCATGGCCTTCCCGCTAGGTGATGTGAACAACTTTGTGGTGGGCAGCGAGGACGGATCCGTCTATACCGCCTGTCGCCACGGGAG TAAGGCGGGCATCACTGAGGTGTTTGAGGGCCACCACGGTCCAGTGACGGGATTGAGTTGTCATACAGCGGCGGGACCCGTGGACTTCTCTCATCTCTTCATCTCCTCTTCTTTCGACTGGACCGTCAAACTCTGGAGCACCAAG AGCACCCGGCCGCTCTACTCCTTTGAGGATAGTTGCGACTACGTGTACGATGCCGTGTGGTCTCCGACGCACCCTGCGCTCTTCGCTTGCGTGGACCTTGCCGGACGTCTGGACTTGTGGAACCTCAACAATGACACGGAG GTTCCCACCGCCAGCGTGTACGTGGAAGGGGCTCCGGCACTGAACCGCGTGCGATGGGCTCACTCGGGAAAAGAGATCGCTACGGGAGACTCGGAAGGACAAGTGCAGGTGTACGACGTGGGCGAG CAAATCTGCGTGCCCAAGGCCGACGAGTGGACGCGCTTCGTCGGGACTCTGGCCGACATTAACGAGAACAGAGACGAAGCCGAGGAGCTCGCCAACGTCTGA
- the LOC119137238 gene encoding dynein, cytoplasmic 1, intermediate chain 2a-like isoform X1: MSDKSELKAELERKKQRIAQIREEKKRKEEEKKKKDGDSKRVVDSAAAGAEDSDLEKKRKEAEALLQSVGIAPDIQHATAQPLRVVTEDTCLFHYLVPAPMSPSNKSVASDAGSQDSGDGNAGPRTLHWDPDPSTLQLHADSELMGRGAVRLGMSKVIQVDIVPKEMVSYSKETQTPTEAHAEQKADEDEDDEISAGPPVEVAQEEKEDQGDQHEEDIPKELTEEEKLQVLHSEDFLTFFERGSRIVERALCEQVDVCFDYSGRDLEDKEGDLQAGAKLVLNRQFADERWTKNRVVTCLDWSPQYPELLVASYNNNEDSPHEPDGVALVWNLKYKKSTPEYIFHCQSEVMSAGFAKFHPNLVVGGTYSGQIVLWDNRSNKRTPVQRTPLSATAHTHPVYCVNVVGTQNANNLISVSTDGKMCSWSLDMLSQPQDSLELVFKQSKAVAVTSMAFPLGDVNNFVVGSEDGSVYTACRHGSKAGITEVFEGHHGPVTGLSCHTAAGPVDFSHLFISSSFDWTVKLWSTKSTRPLYSFEDSCDYVYDAVWSPTHPALFACVDLAGRLDLWNLNNDTEVPTASVYVEGAPALNRVRWAHSGKEIATGDSEGQVQVYDVGEQICVPKADEWTRFVGTLADINENRDEAEELANV, encoded by the exons ATGTCTGACAAGAGTGAGCTGAAGGCCGAGCTTGAGAGGAAGAAACAGCGTATCGCCCAGATTcgagaggagaagaaaagaaaagaagaagagaagaagaagaaggat GGAGACTCAAAGCGTGTGGTGGATTCCGCCGCCGCGGGTGCCGAAGACTCGGACctggagaagaagaggaaggaggcCGAGGCTTTGTTGCAGAGTGTTGGCATTGCCCCTGACATACAACATG CCACAGCTCAGCCCCTGAGGGTAGTAACAGAGGATACCTGTCTATTTCACTACCTAGTCCCCGCCCCCATGTCTCCCTCCAACAAATCAGTGGCCAGCGACGCGGGAAGCCAGGATTCTGGGGACGGAAACGCAGGACCAag GACTTTGCATTGGGACCCCGACCCCTCTACTCTGCAACTCCACGCCGACTCTGAGCTGATGGG GCGTGGGGCCGTGAGGCTCGGCATGTCCAAAGTGATTCAAGTGGACATTGTCCCCAAAGAGATGGTGTCCTACTCAAAAGAGACCCAGACTCCCACTGAAGCTCACGCAGAACAAAAAGCAG atgaggatgaggatgatgagatAAGTGCGGGCCCACCAGTCGAGGTTGCTCAAGAGGAGAAAGAAGACCAGGGAGACCAACATGAGGAAG ACATTCCCAAAGAGCTGACGGAGGAAGAGAAGCTGCAGGTCCTGCATTCCGAGGACTTCCTGACCTTTTTCGAGCGCGGCAGCCGCATTGTGGAGCGAGCGCTGTGCGAGCAGGTGGACGTCTGCTTTGACTACAGCGGCCGAGATCTGGAGGACAAGGAGGG GGACCTGCAGGCGGGCGCCAAGCTGGTTCTGAACCGACAGTTTGCAGACGAACGCTGGACCAAAAACAGAGTGGTCACCTGTCTCGACTGGTCTCCTCAG TACCCGGAGCTGCTGGTGGCCTCCTACAACAACAACGAGGACTCTCCTCATGAGCCTGACGGAGTAGCACTGGTCTGGAACCTGAAATACAAGAAGAGCACCCCGGAGTACATCTTCCACTGTCAG TCGGAGGTGATGTCAGCCGGCTTTGCAAAGTTTCACCCCAACCTGGTTGTGGGCGGCACCTACTCGGGACAGATTGTCTTATGGGACAACCGCAGCAACAAGCGAACCCCCGTCCAGAGAACGCCGCTGTCGGCCACCGCGCACACG CATCCCGTCTACTGCGTGAACGTGGTGGGAACGCAGAACGCCAACAACTTGATCAGCGTCTCCACAGACGGCAAGATGTGCTCGTGGAGCCTGGACATGTTGTCCCAGCCGCAG GACAGTTTGGAGCTGGTGTTCAAGCAGAGCAAGGCGGTGGCTGTCACCTCCATGGCCTTCCCGCTAGGTGATGTGAACAACTTTGTGGTGGGCAGCGAGGACGGATCCGTCTATACCGCCTGTCGCCACGGGAG TAAGGCGGGCATCACTGAGGTGTTTGAGGGCCACCACGGTCCAGTGACGGGATTGAGTTGTCATACAGCGGCGGGACCCGTGGACTTCTCTCATCTCTTCATCTCCTCTTCTTTCGACTGGACCGTCAAACTCTGGAGCACCAAG AGCACCCGGCCGCTCTACTCCTTTGAGGATAGTTGCGACTACGTGTACGATGCCGTGTGGTCTCCGACGCACCCTGCGCTCTTCGCTTGCGTGGACCTTGCCGGACGTCTGGACTTGTGGAACCTCAACAATGACACGGAG GTTCCCACCGCCAGCGTGTACGTGGAAGGGGCTCCGGCACTGAACCGCGTGCGATGGGCTCACTCGGGAAAAGAGATCGCTACGGGAGACTCGGAAGGACAAGTGCAGGTGTACGACGTGGGCGAG CAAATCTGCGTGCCCAAGGCCGACGAGTGGACGCGCTTCGTCGGGACTCTGGCCGACATTAACGAGAACAGAGACGAAGCCGAGGAGCTCGCCAACGTCTGA
- the LOC119137238 gene encoding cytoplasmic dynein 1 intermediate chain 2-like isoform X3: MSDKSELKAELERKKQRIAQIREEKKRKEEEKKKKDGDSKRVVDSAAAGAEDSDLEKKRKEAEALLQSVGIAPDIQHATAQPLRVVTEDTCLFHYLVPAPMSPSNKSVASDAGSQDSGDGNAGPRRGAVRLGMSKVIQVDIVPKEMVSYSKETQTPTEAHAEQKADEDEDDEISAGPPVEVAQEEKEDQGDQHEEDIPKELTEEEKLQVLHSEDFLTFFERGSRIVERALCEQVDVCFDYSGRDLEDKEGDLQAGAKLVLNRQFADERWTKNRVVTCLDWSPQYPELLVASYNNNEDSPHEPDGVALVWNLKYKKSTPEYIFHCQSEVMSAGFAKFHPNLVVGGTYSGQIVLWDNRSNKRTPVQRTPLSATAHTHPVYCVNVVGTQNANNLISVSTDGKMCSWSLDMLSQPQDSLELVFKQSKAVAVTSMAFPLGDVNNFVVGSEDGSVYTACRHGSKAGITEVFEGHHGPVTGLSCHTAAGPVDFSHLFISSSFDWTVKLWSTKSTRPLYSFEDSCDYVYDAVWSPTHPALFACVDLAGRLDLWNLNNDTEVPTASVYVEGAPALNRVRWAHSGKEIATGDSEGQVQVYDVGEQICVPKADEWTRFVGTLADINENRDEAEELANV, encoded by the exons ATGTCTGACAAGAGTGAGCTGAAGGCCGAGCTTGAGAGGAAGAAACAGCGTATCGCCCAGATTcgagaggagaagaaaagaaaagaagaagagaagaagaagaaggat GGAGACTCAAAGCGTGTGGTGGATTCCGCCGCCGCGGGTGCCGAAGACTCGGACctggagaagaagaggaaggaggcCGAGGCTTTGTTGCAGAGTGTTGGCATTGCCCCTGACATACAACATG CCACAGCTCAGCCCCTGAGGGTAGTAACAGAGGATACCTGTCTATTTCACTACCTAGTCCCCGCCCCCATGTCTCCCTCCAACAAATCAGTGGCCAGCGACGCGGGAAGCCAGGATTCTGGGGACGGAAACGCAGGACCAag GCGTGGGGCCGTGAGGCTCGGCATGTCCAAAGTGATTCAAGTGGACATTGTCCCCAAAGAGATGGTGTCCTACTCAAAAGAGACCCAGACTCCCACTGAAGCTCACGCAGAACAAAAAGCAG atgaggatgaggatgatgagatAAGTGCGGGCCCACCAGTCGAGGTTGCTCAAGAGGAGAAAGAAGACCAGGGAGACCAACATGAGGAAG ACATTCCCAAAGAGCTGACGGAGGAAGAGAAGCTGCAGGTCCTGCATTCCGAGGACTTCCTGACCTTTTTCGAGCGCGGCAGCCGCATTGTGGAGCGAGCGCTGTGCGAGCAGGTGGACGTCTGCTTTGACTACAGCGGCCGAGATCTGGAGGACAAGGAGGG GGACCTGCAGGCGGGCGCCAAGCTGGTTCTGAACCGACAGTTTGCAGACGAACGCTGGACCAAAAACAGAGTGGTCACCTGTCTCGACTGGTCTCCTCAG TACCCGGAGCTGCTGGTGGCCTCCTACAACAACAACGAGGACTCTCCTCATGAGCCTGACGGAGTAGCACTGGTCTGGAACCTGAAATACAAGAAGAGCACCCCGGAGTACATCTTCCACTGTCAG TCGGAGGTGATGTCAGCCGGCTTTGCAAAGTTTCACCCCAACCTGGTTGTGGGCGGCACCTACTCGGGACAGATTGTCTTATGGGACAACCGCAGCAACAAGCGAACCCCCGTCCAGAGAACGCCGCTGTCGGCCACCGCGCACACG CATCCCGTCTACTGCGTGAACGTGGTGGGAACGCAGAACGCCAACAACTTGATCAGCGTCTCCACAGACGGCAAGATGTGCTCGTGGAGCCTGGACATGTTGTCCCAGCCGCAG GACAGTTTGGAGCTGGTGTTCAAGCAGAGCAAGGCGGTGGCTGTCACCTCCATGGCCTTCCCGCTAGGTGATGTGAACAACTTTGTGGTGGGCAGCGAGGACGGATCCGTCTATACCGCCTGTCGCCACGGGAG TAAGGCGGGCATCACTGAGGTGTTTGAGGGCCACCACGGTCCAGTGACGGGATTGAGTTGTCATACAGCGGCGGGACCCGTGGACTTCTCTCATCTCTTCATCTCCTCTTCTTTCGACTGGACCGTCAAACTCTGGAGCACCAAG AGCACCCGGCCGCTCTACTCCTTTGAGGATAGTTGCGACTACGTGTACGATGCCGTGTGGTCTCCGACGCACCCTGCGCTCTTCGCTTGCGTGGACCTTGCCGGACGTCTGGACTTGTGGAACCTCAACAATGACACGGAG GTTCCCACCGCCAGCGTGTACGTGGAAGGGGCTCCGGCACTGAACCGCGTGCGATGGGCTCACTCGGGAAAAGAGATCGCTACGGGAGACTCGGAAGGACAAGTGCAGGTGTACGACGTGGGCGAG CAAATCTGCGTGCCCAAGGCCGACGAGTGGACGCGCTTCGTCGGGACTCTGGCCGACATTAACGAGAACAGAGACGAAGCCGAGGAGCTCGCCAACGTCTGA
- the LOC119137238 gene encoding dynein, cytoplasmic 1, intermediate chain 2a-like isoform X5 has translation MSKVIQVDIVPKEMVSYSKETQTPTEAHAEQKADEDEDDEISAGPPVEVAQEEKEDQGDQHEEDIPKELTEEEKLQVLHSEDFLTFFERGSRIVERALCEQVDVCFDYSGRDLEDKEGDLQAGAKLVLNRQFADERWTKNRVVTCLDWSPQYPELLVASYNNNEDSPHEPDGVALVWNLKYKKSTPEYIFHCQSEVMSAGFAKFHPNLVVGGTYSGQIVLWDNRSNKRTPVQRTPLSATAHTHPVYCVNVVGTQNANNLISVSTDGKMCSWSLDMLSQPQDSLELVFKQSKAVAVTSMAFPLGDVNNFVVGSEDGSVYTACRHGSKAGITEVFEGHHGPVTGLSCHTAAGPVDFSHLFISSSFDWTVKLWSTKSTRPLYSFEDSCDYVYDAVWSPTHPALFACVDLAGRLDLWNLNNDTEVPTASVYVEGAPALNRVRWAHSGKEIATGDSEGQVQVYDVGEQICVPKADEWTRFVGTLADINENRDEAEELANV, from the exons ATGTCCAAAGTGATTCAAGTGGACATTGTCCCCAAAGAGATGGTGTCCTACTCAAAAGAGACCCAGACTCCCACTGAAGCTCACGCAGAACAAAAAGCAG atgaggatgaggatgatgagatAAGTGCGGGCCCACCAGTCGAGGTTGCTCAAGAGGAGAAAGAAGACCAGGGAGACCAACATGAGGAAG ACATTCCCAAAGAGCTGACGGAGGAAGAGAAGCTGCAGGTCCTGCATTCCGAGGACTTCCTGACCTTTTTCGAGCGCGGCAGCCGCATTGTGGAGCGAGCGCTGTGCGAGCAGGTGGACGTCTGCTTTGACTACAGCGGCCGAGATCTGGAGGACAAGGAGGG GGACCTGCAGGCGGGCGCCAAGCTGGTTCTGAACCGACAGTTTGCAGACGAACGCTGGACCAAAAACAGAGTGGTCACCTGTCTCGACTGGTCTCCTCAG TACCCGGAGCTGCTGGTGGCCTCCTACAACAACAACGAGGACTCTCCTCATGAGCCTGACGGAGTAGCACTGGTCTGGAACCTGAAATACAAGAAGAGCACCCCGGAGTACATCTTCCACTGTCAG TCGGAGGTGATGTCAGCCGGCTTTGCAAAGTTTCACCCCAACCTGGTTGTGGGCGGCACCTACTCGGGACAGATTGTCTTATGGGACAACCGCAGCAACAAGCGAACCCCCGTCCAGAGAACGCCGCTGTCGGCCACCGCGCACACG CATCCCGTCTACTGCGTGAACGTGGTGGGAACGCAGAACGCCAACAACTTGATCAGCGTCTCCACAGACGGCAAGATGTGCTCGTGGAGCCTGGACATGTTGTCCCAGCCGCAG GACAGTTTGGAGCTGGTGTTCAAGCAGAGCAAGGCGGTGGCTGTCACCTCCATGGCCTTCCCGCTAGGTGATGTGAACAACTTTGTGGTGGGCAGCGAGGACGGATCCGTCTATACCGCCTGTCGCCACGGGAG TAAGGCGGGCATCACTGAGGTGTTTGAGGGCCACCACGGTCCAGTGACGGGATTGAGTTGTCATACAGCGGCGGGACCCGTGGACTTCTCTCATCTCTTCATCTCCTCTTCTTTCGACTGGACCGTCAAACTCTGGAGCACCAAG AGCACCCGGCCGCTCTACTCCTTTGAGGATAGTTGCGACTACGTGTACGATGCCGTGTGGTCTCCGACGCACCCTGCGCTCTTCGCTTGCGTGGACCTTGCCGGACGTCTGGACTTGTGGAACCTCAACAATGACACGGAG GTTCCCACCGCCAGCGTGTACGTGGAAGGGGCTCCGGCACTGAACCGCGTGCGATGGGCTCACTCGGGAAAAGAGATCGCTACGGGAGACTCGGAAGGACAAGTGCAGGTGTACGACGTGGGCGAG CAAATCTGCGTGCCCAAGGCCGACGAGTGGACGCGCTTCGTCGGGACTCTGGCCGACATTAACGAGAACAGAGACGAAGCCGAGGAGCTCGCCAACGTCTGA